A window of the Nibribacter ruber genome harbors these coding sequences:
- a CDS encoding outer membrane beta-barrel protein yields the protein MKSILLLVFFSAVVLLPGRAFSQNQKGEVKGKLLDVQHKEPLGYATIAVYTAQDTSLVTFRVSDEKGGFRVPSLAVNQPLRIVISMTGFKTYRKEFTLTPEQLNLDLGEIGMTMTDNVLGEVLISAETPPIIVRKDTLEFNANSFKTLPTALLEDLLKKLPGVTVDQAGDISVNGKRVNKILVDGKEFFGNDPKVASRNLPADMIEKVQVVNDPDAVRRDPDLPVNEIPQVINLKLKKGIKQGAFGKAYAGKGTGKLYEAGGILNVFRDTTQISLLGYSNSLNRPGFGFEDISRIGGFNRSGMNSIMVRSDGGFAVNGISFGGTEDGIQQSSGAGGNFNTILAKDLKLNLQYFFGGIDADLDQIVNSLQTLQEDTTNSRRSRDQFSRSLNHRIGGRLDWKIDSLTTFSITPGITFATTRTNQRQFTTTTGNFGVLANESDNRQVMESDNTTLSGETSYERLSRKKKGRSFNFFGNYNFNLGDQQQYYTITDRFYRPEASVDYTDQLRANEVNNTAVNTSFSFTEPFSKTLSAVARFNTEYFENQNLVNTYDGNNETGEYPYQILALSDEVERSGWRNYLTTSVKWKYKDLVLQPGVRFTLLNIENTFLKAQDIPQDYFYVFPSLTASWKGFNLSYNVNVREPSAADLQPVADYSNTLLVQEGNPALTPTISNSVNLNYRKFDAKRSINYWMYISGSISQDAVTRARTIDPETKVQTLRPVNTDGNWQFNANADVNKDYKFDGKRQFSLGASMWFNYTKSLILVNSVRSYGQNVSWNPTLRATMNLNDKLEFNETFTLGLRNSTYTSSGFKDISFVTRTSRTGVVVRLPKRVVWEANFDYSYNSNVAPGLRRDNGRLNVGVTFLFLKNDRAQLKFSVYDLLDQNIGAYRSIRENLVEDYQTVVLRRYGLVTFTYNIRNFGGKVGGTNTFFRF from the coding sequence ATGAAATCAATTTTACTGCTGGTTTTCTTTTCAGCTGTAGTTCTTCTGCCCGGGCGGGCTTTCTCACAGAATCAAAAAGGCGAGGTGAAAGGCAAACTGCTGGACGTGCAGCACAAAGAGCCGCTGGGCTATGCCACCATTGCCGTGTATACCGCCCAGGACACCTCCTTGGTCACGTTCAGGGTGAGTGATGAGAAGGGAGGCTTTAGAGTGCCCAGCCTGGCGGTGAACCAGCCCTTGCGCATTGTCATCTCCATGACTGGTTTCAAAACCTACCGGAAGGAGTTCACCCTCACGCCAGAGCAGCTCAACCTAGACCTGGGCGAGATAGGCATGACCATGACCGACAACGTGCTGGGCGAGGTGCTGATCTCGGCTGAGACGCCGCCCATCATTGTGCGCAAGGACACGCTGGAGTTCAACGCCAACTCGTTCAAAACCCTGCCCACGGCACTGCTGGAGGATTTGTTGAAGAAACTGCCGGGCGTGACCGTAGACCAGGCGGGTGATATTTCTGTGAACGGCAAGCGCGTGAACAAGATTCTGGTGGACGGGAAGGAGTTCTTCGGGAATGACCCCAAGGTGGCTTCCAGAAACCTGCCAGCCGACATGATTGAGAAGGTGCAGGTGGTCAATGACCCAGACGCCGTGCGCCGCGACCCAGACCTGCCCGTGAACGAGATTCCGCAGGTGATCAACTTAAAACTCAAGAAAGGCATCAAGCAGGGCGCCTTTGGCAAGGCCTACGCGGGCAAAGGCACGGGCAAGCTGTATGAGGCCGGCGGCATTCTCAACGTGTTCAGAGACACCACCCAGATCAGCTTGCTAGGCTATTCCAACAGCTTGAACCGGCCGGGCTTCGGGTTTGAGGACATCTCGCGCATAGGCGGTTTCAATAGAAGCGGCATGAACTCCATCATGGTGCGCAGTGACGGCGGCTTCGCGGTGAATGGCATCTCCTTTGGCGGCACCGAAGACGGTATTCAGCAGTCCAGCGGCGCGGGCGGCAACTTCAACACCATTCTGGCCAAAGACCTGAAACTGAACCTGCAGTACTTCTTCGGGGGCATTGACGCAGACCTGGACCAGATTGTGAACTCGCTGCAGACGCTACAGGAAGATACCACCAACAGCCGCCGCAGCAGAGACCAGTTCTCCCGGAGCCTCAATCACAGGATAGGCGGCCGTCTGGACTGGAAGATAGACTCCCTCACCACGTTCAGCATTACTCCCGGCATCACGTTTGCTACCACCAGAACCAACCAGCGCCAGTTTACCACCACCACCGGCAATTTCGGCGTGTTGGCCAATGAAAGCGACAATCGGCAGGTTATGGAGAGTGACAACACCACCTTGTCCGGTGAGACCTCCTATGAGCGCCTTTCCAGAAAGAAGAAAGGCCGGTCCTTCAACTTCTTCGGGAATTACAACTTCAACCTGGGTGATCAGCAGCAGTACTACACCATCACAGACCGCTTTTACAGACCTGAGGCCTCTGTAGACTACACAGACCAGCTGCGCGCCAATGAGGTGAACAACACGGCCGTCAACACTTCTTTCTCCTTTACAGAGCCTTTTAGTAAGACGCTGAGCGCCGTGGCCAGGTTCAACACCGAGTATTTTGAGAACCAGAACCTGGTGAACACCTATGACGGGAACAATGAGACCGGCGAGTACCCGTACCAGATCCTGGCCCTCTCAGACGAGGTGGAAAGAAGCGGCTGGCGAAACTACCTTACCACCAGTGTAAAATGGAAGTACAAAGACCTGGTCCTGCAACCGGGTGTGCGCTTTACCCTGCTCAACATTGAAAACACGTTTCTGAAGGCCCAGGACATTCCGCAGGACTACTTTTATGTGTTCCCATCATTGACGGCCTCCTGGAAAGGCTTTAACCTGAGCTACAACGTGAACGTGCGGGAACCCTCTGCCGCAGACCTGCAGCCCGTGGCAGATTATTCCAACACCTTGCTGGTGCAGGAAGGAAACCCCGCCTTAACGCCCACCATCTCCAACTCGGTGAACCTTAACTACCGCAAGTTTGACGCCAAGCGCTCCATCAACTACTGGATGTACATTTCTGGAAGCATCAGCCAGGACGCCGTGACCCGGGCCAGAACCATTGACCCAGAAACCAAGGTGCAAACGCTGCGTCCTGTCAACACAGACGGCAACTGGCAGTTTAACGCCAACGCAGACGTGAACAAGGACTACAAGTTTGACGGCAAGCGCCAATTCTCCCTGGGGGCCTCCATGTGGTTTAACTACACCAAGTCTCTGATTCTGGTCAACAGCGTGCGCAGCTACGGGCAGAACGTGTCCTGGAACCCTACGCTCAGGGCCACCATGAACCTCAATGACAAGCTGGAGTTCAATGAGACCTTCACCCTGGGCCTGCGCAACAGCACGTACACCTCTTCGGGTTTTAAGGACATCAGCTTTGTGACCAGAACCTCCAGAACCGGGGTAGTGGTGCGTTTGCCCAAGCGCGTAGTCTGGGAGGCCAATTTTGACTACAGCTACAACTCCAACGTGGCCCCCGGCCTGCGCAGAGACAACGGCCGCCTCAATGTGGGCGTCACGTTCCTGTTCCTGAAAAATGACCGCGCCCAGCTCAAGTTCTCTGTGTATGACCTGCTGGACCAGAACATTGGCGCCTACCGTTCCATCAGAGAAAACCTGGTAGAAGATTACCAGACGGTGGTGCTGCGCCGGTACGGCCTGGTCACGTTCACCTACAACATCAGAAACTTTGGCGGCAAGGTGGGCGGTACCAATACCTTCTTTAGGTTCTAA
- the ettA gene encoding energy-dependent translational throttle protein EttA, with translation MSNETIIFSMAGVSKIYPPQKQVLKNIYLSFFYGAKIGVLGLNGSGKSSLLKVIAGVDKAYQGEVAFSPGYSVGYLEQEPQLDPTKTVMEIVQEGVAETVALLKEFDEINEAFAQEDADFDKLIARQGEVQERLDHLGAWELDSKLERAMDALRTPPSEAIIGNLSGGEKRRVALCRLLLQEPDVLLLDEPTNHLDAESVLWLEQHLQQYKGTVIAVTHDRYFLDKVAGWILELDRGEGIPWKGNYTSWLEQKSERLAKEEKTESKRQKTLQRELEWARMSPKARQAKSKARLGNYEKMASEEAKEKEQRLELFIPDGPRLGNVVIEAENLKKAYGDKLLFEDLTFNLPPAGIVGIIGPNGAGKSTLFRLITGRETPDAGTINVGPTVEFAYVDQQHESLDPNKSVFETISGGTETMLLAGRQVNARAYVSKFNFSGGDQEKKVGVLSGGERNRVHLAMTLKQGANLLLLDEPTNDLDVNAIRALEDALENFAGCAVVISHDRWFLDRIATHILAFEGDSQVVWFEGNFSDYEEAKKKRLGDVEPKRIRYKKLMD, from the coding sequence ATGAGCAACGAAACCATCATCTTCTCCATGGCGGGGGTAAGCAAGATTTACCCACCCCAGAAACAAGTTCTTAAAAACATTTACCTCTCTTTCTTCTACGGGGCCAAAATTGGCGTGCTGGGCCTCAACGGCTCTGGTAAGTCTTCCCTCTTAAAGGTGATTGCCGGCGTAGACAAAGCCTATCAAGGCGAAGTGGCGTTCTCGCCGGGCTATTCTGTGGGTTACCTGGAGCAGGAACCGCAGCTAGACCCCACCAAAACCGTGATGGAGATTGTGCAGGAAGGCGTAGCCGAAACGGTGGCCCTCTTAAAGGAGTTTGACGAAATCAACGAGGCTTTTGCCCAAGAAGACGCCGACTTTGACAAGCTCATTGCCCGCCAGGGCGAAGTGCAGGAACGCCTGGACCATTTAGGTGCCTGGGAACTGGACAGCAAACTGGAGCGCGCCATGGACGCCCTGCGCACACCGCCCTCTGAGGCTATCATTGGTAACCTGTCTGGTGGTGAGAAACGTCGCGTAGCCCTTTGCCGCCTGCTGTTGCAAGAGCCAGACGTGTTGCTCCTAGATGAACCTACCAACCACTTGGACGCCGAATCTGTTCTGTGGCTGGAGCAACACTTACAACAATACAAAGGCACCGTCATAGCCGTAACCCACGATAGATACTTCTTAGATAAAGTAGCCGGCTGGATTCTGGAATTGGACCGTGGCGAGGGTATTCCCTGGAAAGGAAACTACACCAGCTGGCTAGAGCAGAAGTCTGAGCGTTTGGCCAAGGAAGAGAAAACCGAAAGCAAGCGTCAGAAAACCTTACAGCGTGAATTAGAGTGGGCTCGCATGTCGCCTAAGGCGCGTCAGGCCAAGTCTAAAGCGCGTTTGGGCAATTATGAGAAAATGGCCTCTGAGGAAGCAAAAGAGAAAGAACAAAGACTGGAGCTCTTCATTCCAGACGGTCCGCGTTTGGGTAATGTTGTGATTGAAGCCGAAAACCTGAAAAAGGCCTACGGGGACAAGCTCCTCTTTGAAGACCTAACTTTCAATTTGCCACCAGCGGGTATTGTAGGCATCATCGGGCCGAATGGTGCGGGTAAATCTACCTTGTTTAGGTTAATCACGGGCCGTGAAACGCCAGACGCTGGTACCATCAACGTGGGCCCAACCGTAGAATTCGCCTACGTAGACCAGCAGCACGAAAGCCTGGACCCCAACAAGTCTGTGTTTGAGACCATCTCGGGTGGTACGGAGACTATGCTTTTGGCCGGACGTCAAGTGAACGCCCGCGCCTATGTGAGCAAGTTCAACTTTAGTGGCGGTGACCAGGAGAAGAAAGTAGGCGTGCTGTCTGGGGGTGAGCGTAACCGCGTGCACCTGGCCATGACCCTCAAGCAAGGTGCCAACTTGCTCCTTCTGGATGAACCTACCAACGACCTGGACGTGAACGCCATCCGCGCTTTGGAAGACGCGTTGGAGAACTTCGCGGGTTGCGCCGTAGTCATCTCTCACGACCGCTGGTTCTTGGATAGAATTGCCACCCACATCCTGGCCTTTGAGGGCGACTCCCAAGTAGTCTGGTTTGAAGGAAACTTCTCAGACTATGAAGAAGCGAAGAAGAAACGCCTGGGTGATGTGGAGCCGAAGCGCATCCGCTACAAGAAGCTGATGGACTAA
- a CDS encoding outer membrane beta-barrel protein yields the protein MKKYLLLPFLVLPFLSQAQSTKGPYVGVTTQVQNTWIINDEQYEDVNYKHKFTTKWAPFGITAGYKFNENHNLQVELIRSKQGENFDIVDVNGDKTGEKEIELVYWNVPLLFKYTTTGRLRFNFHFGPQVSFLQKGTETNRLSRAGTYSQKGDQFNVPGGTFLLASYDEEDRQKDSRVGTFNQYDAGIAAGSGVEFDVNSNTYLSVNLRGHYNFVNIRKEENINDKTLPEAQRRDPDWYNLRQNLVIGVQVGVHFLFNTGDGTSPARHE from the coding sequence ATGAAAAAATACCTTTTACTCCCCTTCCTCGTTTTACCATTTCTGTCTCAGGCCCAAAGCACCAAGGGTCCTTACGTGGGCGTGACCACGCAGGTCCAGAACACTTGGATCATCAATGATGAGCAGTACGAAGACGTCAACTACAAGCATAAATTCACCACCAAGTGGGCACCTTTTGGCATTACCGCTGGCTACAAGTTCAATGAGAACCACAACCTGCAGGTAGAGCTCATCCGGTCCAAGCAGGGCGAGAACTTTGACATTGTAGACGTGAACGGTGACAAGACCGGCGAAAAGGAAATTGAGCTGGTGTACTGGAACGTGCCCTTGCTCTTCAAATACACCACCACCGGCCGCCTGCGCTTTAACTTTCACTTCGGGCCGCAGGTGAGCTTTCTGCAAAAAGGCACTGAAACCAACCGCTTGAGCCGGGCCGGCACCTACTCCCAAAAAGGAGACCAGTTCAACGTGCCGGGCGGCACGTTCCTGCTGGCCAGTTATGACGAAGAGGACCGCCAGAAAGACAGCCGAGTGGGCACCTTCAACCAATATGACGCCGGTATTGCCGCGGGCTCTGGCGTAGAGTTTGACGTTAATTCCAACACCTACCTCAGTGTTAACCTGCGTGGGCATTATAATTTTGTGAACATCAGAAAAGAAGAAAACATCAATGACAAGACGCTGCCCGAAGCGCAAAGAAGAGACCCAGACTGGTACAACCTGCGCCAGAACCTGGTGATTGGCGTACAGGTGGGCGTGCATTTCCTGTTCAACACCGGCGACGGCACCAGCCCCGCCCGCCACGAGTAG
- a CDS encoding alpha/beta hydrolase has product MKHLFALLCLCLSVCATSLQAQTAAPKLITWQDLMQLPKPAPGQEISYGTDSLQFGELRLPQGKGPFPVVVVIHGGCWLSQYNYQYMNHASAALTKAGYATWNIEFRRVGNPGGGWPGTFLDVAQGIDFVKQLAKQYPVNAKEVVLMGHSAGGHLALWAATRHCISKESPLYKQKPLKIKGVVSLAGIADLKTYATAPGSCNSAVPQLMGGRLDQVPDLYAVASPLGRMPLKLPVRMVQGDKDPIVPVSQAKSMASFSSQKQYLVQEVIVPNAGHFDLVAPTSPVWSTVEQAVKEVLAKK; this is encoded by the coding sequence ATGAAACACCTGTTTGCTCTCCTTTGCCTGTGTCTATCTGTTTGTGCCACATCGCTCCAAGCCCAAACCGCCGCACCCAAACTCATCACCTGGCAAGACTTGATGCAACTGCCCAAGCCTGCGCCGGGCCAGGAAATATCCTATGGCACAGATTCTTTGCAGTTTGGCGAGTTGCGGCTGCCTCAGGGCAAAGGTCCCTTCCCGGTGGTGGTGGTTATTCATGGCGGTTGCTGGCTTTCTCAATACAATTACCAGTACATGAACCACGCAAGCGCCGCCCTCACCAAAGCCGGCTATGCTACCTGGAACATTGAATTCAGGCGGGTAGGCAATCCGGGCGGCGGTTGGCCGGGTACGTTTCTGGACGTGGCGCAGGGCATAGACTTTGTGAAGCAATTGGCCAAACAATACCCGGTGAACGCCAAAGAAGTGGTGTTGATGGGACACTCGGCAGGCGGGCATCTGGCGTTGTGGGCGGCAACCAGACACTGTATCTCCAAGGAAAGCCCGCTCTACAAGCAGAAGCCCCTCAAGATAAAAGGAGTAGTCTCTTTGGCCGGAATAGCAGATTTAAAAACCTATGCCACCGCCCCCGGAAGCTGCAACAGCGCCGTTCCTCAGTTAATGGGCGGTAGGCTAGACCAGGTGCCCGACCTTTACGCGGTAGCTTCTCCGTTGGGCCGCATGCCCCTCAAGCTTCCGGTGCGCATGGTGCAGGGAGACAAAGATCCCATTGTGCCGGTTAGCCAGGCGAAGAGCATGGCCAGTTTCTCAAGCCAAAAGCAGTACCTGGTCCAAGAGGTGATAGTGCCCAATGCCGGCCATTTTGATTTGGTGGCACCCACGTCGCCGGTTTGGTCTACCGTAGAGCAGGCGGTGAAAGAGGTGTTGGCAAAAAAGTAA
- a CDS encoding DUF349 domain-containing protein has product METKDLSEEAHKFGYVEGTQVWLKPFMNFPARQVGEVKEVPEDSLLYFANRFENFRQKVDHLLEKIETSENKGSFLMKVLHLKEQVEKYDAIGDFEALHHRLTAAEEEIKTAIARNRDKNLSTKVTLIQQAEELINSIDWQETSDKLKEMRQTWIKTGPVEKNLTDELEERFRTAVEAFFTRKKEFFQDKKDMLSRTVDKYKALIAQSEAVKNSEEWEETSKKLKDLQNQWKEIGGTLPRKMSNDLWNSFRAANNHFFERLKKHINSQKTESKDKYLEDNLARKKSLVAEAEELLERPTSEAVSRAKELQAAWKKVGPVKQDESDAVWESFLVACDKIFEMSSLEHYMRKRPLPEGKNSENDQVHARINALREFIKSDKAELEVLQTNLDRLHPNQSNETFRNMLEGKIKNFNRKLRTKNELIELLKKRTTSSSNKTA; this is encoded by the coding sequence ATGGAAACCAAAGATTTGTCTGAGGAAGCCCATAAGTTCGGCTACGTGGAGGGAACCCAGGTATGGCTTAAGCCATTCATGAATTTCCCGGCCCGCCAGGTAGGCGAAGTAAAGGAGGTGCCCGAAGATTCCCTGCTCTACTTTGCCAACCGTTTTGAGAACTTTAGACAGAAGGTGGACCATCTGCTGGAGAAAATAGAGACCTCTGAGAACAAAGGTTCCTTCCTGATGAAAGTCCTGCACCTGAAAGAACAGGTGGAGAAATATGACGCCATTGGGGACTTTGAGGCCCTGCACCACCGCCTCACCGCGGCCGAAGAAGAGATTAAGACTGCCATTGCCCGCAACCGCGACAAGAACCTTTCTACCAAGGTAACCCTCATTCAGCAAGCCGAGGAGCTCATCAACAGCATTGACTGGCAGGAGACCTCAGACAAGCTCAAGGAGATGCGCCAGACCTGGATCAAGACCGGTCCTGTAGAAAAAAACCTGACCGACGAGCTGGAGGAGCGCTTTAGAACCGCCGTAGAGGCTTTCTTTACCCGCAAAAAGGAGTTCTTCCAGGACAAGAAGGACATGCTCTCCCGCACGGTAGACAAGTACAAGGCGTTGATTGCCCAGTCTGAGGCCGTGAAGAACTCTGAGGAATGGGAAGAGACCAGCAAGAAACTCAAAGACCTGCAGAACCAGTGGAAAGAGATTGGGGGCACTCTGCCCCGCAAGATGTCCAATGACCTCTGGAACAGCTTCAGGGCGGCCAACAACCATTTCTTTGAGCGTCTTAAAAAGCATATCAACAGCCAGAAGACCGAGTCCAAGGACAAATACCTGGAAGACAACCTGGCCCGGAAAAAATCTTTGGTAGCCGAAGCCGAGGAACTTCTGGAGCGACCCACCTCAGAAGCCGTCTCGCGCGCCAAAGAACTGCAGGCCGCCTGGAAGAAGGTGGGCCCCGTAAAACAGGACGAGTCTGACGCCGTTTGGGAAAGTTTCCTGGTGGCGTGTGACAAGATCTTTGAGATGAGTAGCTTGGAGCACTACATGCGCAAGCGTCCCTTACCAGAAGGCAAGAATTCTGAAAACGACCAGGTTCATGCCCGCATCAACGCGCTGCGTGAGTTCATCAAGTCAGACAAAGCCGAGCTGGAGGTGTTGCAAACCAACCTGGACCGCCTGCACCCTAACCAGAGCAATGAAACCTTCCGAAACATGCTGGAAGGAAAGATTAAGAATTTCAACCGGAAACTGCGCACCAAAAACGAGCTGATTGAGCTCCTGAAGAAAAGAACTACTTCTAGCAGTAACAAAACAGCCTAA
- a CDS encoding DUF2188 domain-containing protein — MTERKIYHVNKTEEGWEGKLEDGQRASVTGTNKQEVVKKTIEIAKNHNTSSVIIHTQDGKIEEERTFPRGSDPEKTKG; from the coding sequence ATGACAGAGAGAAAGATATATCACGTGAACAAAACCGAGGAAGGTTGGGAAGGCAAGTTGGAGGACGGACAGAGAGCCTCGGTGACGGGTACCAACAAGCAGGAGGTGGTGAAGAAGACCATTGAGATAGCCAAGAACCACAACACCAGCTCGGTCATCATCCATACCCAGGACGGCAAAATAGAAGAGGAACGCACCTTCCCTAGAGGCAGCGACCCAGAAAAGACTAAAGGATAA
- a CDS encoding YceI family protein, with the protein MKKSFCMYTLGLLLAAGLGLASCDKAPKGDTANITDEKQAASATGQTFVVDTADSRVKFTGNGVGKNHPGYFHLASGQVTVANNQLTGGTFLININSLDLEQEGEMFDTKLRPHLLSGDFFDAAKFGTAAFEITNVAPYEPNSKDTSLVEGANFNVSGNLTLKDVTKNITFPARIDLDDNGIKAKANFDIDRRQWQMNYGNDKTLGDKFISETVNIELDLKAKKPNEAAADGV; encoded by the coding sequence ATGAAAAAGTCCTTTTGTATGTACACGCTTGGCCTGCTCCTGGCCGCCGGCCTGGGCCTTGCCTCCTGCGACAAGGCTCCCAAGGGAGACACCGCCAACATTACAGATGAGAAACAAGCCGCCAGCGCCACCGGCCAGACCTTTGTGGTAGACACCGCCGATTCTAGAGTGAAGTTTACCGGTAACGGCGTAGGAAAGAACCACCCGGGCTACTTCCACCTGGCCTCTGGGCAGGTAACGGTGGCCAACAACCAGCTCACGGGCGGTACGTTCCTCATCAACATCAACTCCCTGGACCTGGAGCAAGAAGGCGAAATGTTTGACACCAAGCTGCGGCCCCACCTCTTGAGCGGCGACTTCTTTGATGCGGCCAAGTTTGGCACCGCCGCCTTTGAGATCACCAACGTTGCCCCGTATGAGCCCAACAGCAAAGACACGTCTCTGGTAGAGGGCGCCAACTTCAATGTGAGTGGCAACCTCACGCTCAAAGACGTGACCAAGAACATCACGTTCCCGGCGCGCATTGACCTGGACGACAACGGCATCAAAGCCAAGGCCAACTTTGACATTGATCGCCGCCAGTGGCAGATGAACTATGGCAATGACAAGACCCTGGGAGACAAGTTCATCTCTGAGACCGTGAACATTGAACTGGACCTGAAGGCCAAGAAACCCAATGAGGCCGCCGCAGACGGCGTATAA
- a CDS encoding CPBP family intramembrane glutamic endopeptidase — protein sequence MNKLFLFLESTPQSKAWVLLGVIFSMAFIPLLANLVFEVEAWKGLLENQGYLLGWGLIVYLLWTALLLFFKRKDSLQWSHLSLQKAEIKKGLIWGCAAYLIVQAVLWLKLVSSGQSLTLTTHFSSFEGFSKAIGIFVFNIIIGAFLEEVLNRAYLLPQFYLLLKKVVKFKPIALLLALVITQLAFAVSHLPRDLFRYDVTSLDALLSTQGNLFWSGIIYAVLYLRTRNILFVSIFHALANFQLAVLASDVSMLLYNSIAFYMMALIWRKPKETLEPAWV from the coding sequence ATGAACAAGCTTTTCCTCTTTTTAGAATCCACTCCCCAGAGTAAGGCCTGGGTCTTGCTGGGCGTCATCTTCAGCATGGCTTTCATTCCTTTGCTGGCCAATTTGGTCTTTGAGGTGGAGGCGTGGAAGGGGCTTTTAGAAAACCAAGGATACCTGCTGGGCTGGGGACTCATTGTGTACTTGCTATGGACAGCGTTGCTTCTTTTCTTTAAGCGGAAGGATAGCTTACAATGGAGTCATCTTTCCTTGCAGAAGGCAGAAATAAAGAAAGGACTTATTTGGGGGTGTGCTGCTTATCTGATAGTGCAAGCGGTCCTGTGGCTAAAGCTTGTTTCTTCGGGGCAAAGCCTGACCCTGACCACGCATTTTTCATCGTTTGAAGGGTTTTCAAAAGCCATAGGCATTTTTGTCTTCAACATCATCATAGGCGCTTTTCTAGAGGAGGTTTTGAACAGGGCCTACTTACTTCCGCAGTTCTATTTGCTTCTGAAAAAAGTGGTTAAGTTTAAACCAATAGCCCTACTGTTGGCCTTGGTGATTACCCAGTTGGCGTTTGCAGTTTCTCATTTGCCAAGAGACCTTTTTAGGTATGACGTCACTTCCTTGGATGCCTTACTAAGCACGCAAGGCAACTTGTTTTGGAGCGGCATTATTTACGCAGTGCTTTACCTCAGGACCCGGAATATTTTGTTTGTGAGCATTTTTCACGCATTGGCTAACTTCCAATTGGCGGTTTTAGCCTCAGATGTATCGATGCTTTTGTACAACAGCATCGCGTTTTACATGATGGCTCTTATTTGGAGAAAGCCTAAAGAGACGTTGGAACCTGCCTGGGTTTAG
- a CDS encoding DUF2795 domain-containing protein, whose translation MYWTLELASYLEDAPWPATKDELIDYSIRSGAPMEVVENLQALEDDGQPYESIEEVWPDYPTKEDFMFNEDEY comes from the coding sequence ATGTATTGGACACTGGAACTAGCCTCTTACCTGGAAGACGCACCATGGCCGGCCACCAAGGATGAACTGATTGACTACTCTATCCGTTCGGGTGCGCCCATGGAAGTGGTAGAAAACCTGCAGGCTTTGGAAGACGATGGTCAGCCATACGAGAGCATTGAGGAGGTTTGGCCGGACTACCCGACCAAAGAGGACTTCATGTTCAACGAGGACGAATACTAA